A genome region from Bacteroides stercoris ATCC 43183 includes the following:
- a CDS encoding LruC domain-containing protein, with the protein MELFYRFSVVVAIVSTLALSSCTDDVYDPERGIQTKPKENPLGEDFTAPDGFDWSMVNTVNLNVEINDEFDGRYKYLIEIFTANPISDISAVPIAVGTANKNGNYNAEINVSKAATRLFIRQTDPKQRKEIYEYSIPENGGILECKLYNVSTGTRTRATNKTAGNSHSAFEAAQAAGITEIADKEYKEAEVIPAVPSVSDGYIDPWNTGTLANGAKYIIGKEYTSDSPYTIQLKTNSGRATVFVQGVWKLSGWSSLNSNLDIYVMGGGRIIANNLTIGNENTLTLQHDGSLECTSLSLGCPTKNFGTISTNGSLTMNLGKQPELFNAGKIEVADKITINGSNVINHGTLNAHELNFIDARILNKADLNSATNIKLNGGRLFNYGSVRFDETDGKTRTNNSTATVIINHYEARISGYEIEGGLSVYNDGFIETSKFTNSSSDVLYNSCTVIVKKEFKFRNVTLNKGAITAGRANETDTEWLPVPEIESLTDSKFTLIDGSMIKAREFEVKRGDVIFQAVNVTNNDKSMIKAEKIKFEEPTNVQLLSNNLVIEGKIEGLSQYHPFKKNESVNTGYDESKYTIETCGGIYDEGNKGEEEKDPDFPIEIKDSDVYTFAFEDNWPAYGDFDMNDLVIVMSGKKLQVDKNGIVTRLRMTLELRAAGAAKTLGAGIRFTKLSQAMKPDKFRTNGKDVSFENKQSIPTYLLFSDACTELWGSQYTDTEKRINTLENGPFKKDTKEYNIIMEFPVSANVKPEDLNINNIDIFAITAPATTQRRRTEVHVAGFAPTDLGGTHYFNSGNDDSSVAENRYYLSKENLAWAVVIPQEFAWPFENRNVTMVYDKFRSWITTGGQQDNNWYQSHNKDVYPIENLTPLNRD; encoded by the coding sequence TAAGCGCTGTCCCCATTGCGGTGGGTACTGCCAACAAGAACGGAAATTACAACGCGGAAATCAACGTCTCCAAAGCCGCAACAAGACTGTTTATCCGTCAAACCGATCCCAAGCAACGCAAAGAAATATACGAATACAGTATCCCTGAAAACGGAGGTATATTGGAATGCAAACTGTACAATGTTTCAACCGGTACAAGAACAAGAGCCACAAACAAGACTGCCGGTAATTCCCACTCGGCATTCGAAGCGGCACAGGCAGCCGGCATAACGGAAATCGCCGATAAAGAATATAAGGAAGCGGAAGTGATACCAGCCGTTCCAAGTGTATCGGATGGTTACATTGACCCTTGGAATACAGGCACACTTGCCAACGGAGCGAAGTATATCATAGGAAAAGAATACACATCGGATTCTCCTTATACCATCCAGCTAAAAACAAACAGCGGCAGAGCAACTGTATTCGTACAGGGCGTCTGGAAATTAAGCGGTTGGAGCAGCCTTAATTCAAACCTCGATATATATGTAATGGGTGGAGGCAGAATCATTGCAAATAATCTCACCATCGGTAATGAAAACACGCTTACCCTGCAACATGACGGCAGCCTCGAATGCACTTCTCTCAGTTTAGGATGTCCTACCAAGAATTTCGGTACAATTTCAACCAATGGAAGCCTGACAATGAATCTTGGCAAGCAACCGGAACTATTCAACGCAGGAAAAATCGAAGTCGCCGACAAAATCACCATCAACGGCAGCAACGTCATCAATCACGGCACATTAAACGCTCATGAACTCAACTTCATCGATGCCAGGATTTTGAATAAGGCCGACTTAAACAGTGCTACGAATATAAAACTCAATGGCGGCAGGCTATTCAATTACGGCAGTGTCAGATTCGATGAAACTGACGGTAAGACAAGAACCAACAACTCCACCGCAACCGTCATCATCAACCATTATGAGGCCCGGATAAGCGGCTATGAAATAGAGGGTGGCCTGTCTGTGTACAACGATGGCTTCATCGAAACGTCCAAATTTACAAACTCATCGTCCGATGTCCTATACAACAGTTGCACCGTTATTGTGAAAAAGGAATTCAAGTTCAGAAACGTAACATTAAACAAGGGGGCCATTACCGCCGGCCGTGCCAACGAAACTGACACAGAGTGGCTGCCTGTACCCGAAATAGAAAGCCTGACCGACTCCAAATTCACGCTGATAGACGGCTCCATGATTAAAGCCAGAGAGTTCGAAGTAAAACGCGGTGACGTCATTTTCCAGGCAGTGAATGTCACCAACAATGACAAGTCAATGATTAAGGCCGAAAAAATTAAATTCGAAGAGCCCACCAACGTCCAATTATTAAGCAACAATCTGGTCATAGAAGGAAAAATAGAGGGTCTGAGCCAGTATCACCCGTTTAAGAAGAACGAAAGCGTCAATACCGGTTATGATGAATCCAAATACACCATCGAGACTTGCGGCGGAATCTATGACGAAGGCAATAAGGGTGAAGAAGAGAAAGACCCCGACTTCCCCATCGAAATCAAAGACAGCGACGTGTATACGTTTGCTTTTGAGGACAATTGGCCTGCATATGGCGATTTTGACATGAACGACCTTGTAATCGTAATGTCCGGAAAAAAACTGCAAGTAGATAAAAACGGTATAGTGACACGCCTCAGAATGACTCTTGAACTGCGAGCCGCAGGTGCAGCCAAGACATTGGGGGCCGGTATCCGCTTCACTAAACTCTCTCAAGCTATGAAGCCCGACAAGTTCAGAACCAATGGAAAAGACGTATCATTCGAGAATAAGCAAAGCATCCCCACTTATCTCCTCTTCAGTGATGCATGCACCGAATTGTGGGGAAGTCAGTATACCGATACCGAAAAGCGTATCAACACCCTTGAAAACGGTCCGTTCAAAAAAGATACCAAGGAATATAACATCATCATGGAATTTCCCGTCTCCGCCAATGTAAAGCCGGAAGACCTGAACATCAACAATATTGATATTTTCGCCATCACAGCTCCCGCCACAACCCAAAGGAGGCGTACGGAAGTACACGTAGCGGGCTTTGCTCCGACAGACTTGGGCGGTACTCATTACTTCAATAGCGGTAATGACGACTCATCCGTTGCCGAAAACAGATACTATCTCAGCAAAGAAAACCTTGCCTGGGCTGTTGTAATCCCTCAAGAATTTGCATGGCCTTTTGAGAACAGAAACGTCACTATGGTATATGACAAGTTCCGGTCGTGGATTACCACCGGCGGACAACAAGACAACAACTGGTATCAGTCACACAACAAAGACGTATATCCTATTGAAAATTTGACTCCGCTCAATAGAGACTGA
- a CDS encoding TolC family protein — protein sequence MIKAHTHPLSYLCTATFILFLLSQSIHAQTDMTREERIKILEALKESDAILEKSISGSQLPETQHYIEGFDLPPLSVFMDAVIENATVKRAHSQVEQVKNQYRIEKRNWWNYFRLNGNYAYGRYNVLNDNSDSYNDWYQSTTASSRYTFNVGASFSVGLGDLFNRPLRLKNYRYNIEQLQYTQEEVMEERRLKVLEAYNNVTAQLATIKAKAENAALYNAQMKISENNFIQGKIDIISLSLERARRSGAVTSYAEARVSLHNAIILLEMLTNVKIIKGK from the coding sequence ATGATAAAAGCCCATACACATCCCCTATCATATCTCTGTACAGCTACATTTATTCTGTTCCTGTTGTCCCAGTCCATCCATGCCCAGACGGACATGACCCGTGAAGAGCGTATCAAAATTCTGGAGGCACTGAAAGAAAGCGATGCCATTCTGGAGAAGAGTATCTCAGGAAGCCAGCTACCGGAAACGCAACACTATATCGAAGGTTTTGATCTGCCGCCCCTTTCCGTATTTATGGATGCCGTCATAGAAAACGCCACTGTAAAGCGGGCACACTCCCAGGTAGAGCAGGTAAAGAACCAATACCGCATAGAAAAAAGAAACTGGTGGAACTACTTCCGGCTGAACGGAAATTATGCATACGGGCGTTACAACGTATTGAACGACAACAGCGATTCCTACAACGACTGGTATCAGTCCACCACAGCCAGTTCCCGGTACACCTTCAACGTAGGAGCCAGTTTCAGTGTAGGTCTCGGCGATTTATTCAACCGTCCGCTCCGGCTGAAGAACTATCGTTACAACATCGAGCAGCTTCAATACACGCAGGAAGAAGTAATGGAAGAACGGCGGCTCAAAGTGCTGGAAGCATATAACAATGTGACGGCGCAACTGGCAACCATCAAAGCCAAAGCGGAGAATGCCGCCCTCTACAACGCTCAGATGAAAATCTCGGAGAACAATTTTATACAAGGTAAAATAGACATCATCTCTCTTTCACTGGAGCGGGCGCGCCGTTCCGGAGCGGTGACTTCCTATGCCGAAGCACGCGTTTCGCTGCATAACGCCATCATTTTACTTGAGATGCTGACAAATGTAAAAATAATCAAAGGGAAATAA
- a CDS encoding PleD family two-component system response regulator: protein MKKILLVDDKATIGRVLKIYLGTEYDLEYFESPLKALEWLNEGNVPDLIISDIHMPHMRGNEFLYYLKGNELFKHIPVVMLSSEESTVERIQLLEAGAADYILKPFNPLELRARIKKYI, encoded by the coding sequence ATGAAAAAAATCTTACTGGTTGATGACAAAGCCACCATAGGCCGCGTACTTAAGATTTATTTAGGGACAGAATACGACCTGGAATATTTTGAAAGCCCTCTAAAGGCTCTTGAGTGGCTTAATGAAGGCAATGTCCCCGACCTTATCATCTCCGACATTCACATGCCCCACATGCGCGGCAATGAATTCCTGTACTATCTGAAAGGGAACGAGCTGTTCAAACATATCCCCGTAGTGATGCTCTCCAGTGAGGAAAGTACCGTCGAACGCATCCAGTTGCTCGAAGCCGGAGCAGCAGATTACATACTCAAGCCATTCAACCCGTTGGAACTCAGGGCACGCATCAAGAAATACATCTGA
- a CDS encoding sugar transferase, giving the protein MLYYIYIGNSQTAIDHLSKVTNGMFVTVSGARKAAKIIDGIRERYNTSILYEQTDTEKDCLDITCLHKRFPRVYIILITEGLPAEARKAYLQAGVNNTLPPQADETSIHRMTQFLQVRQKHKMQEFSQSHRKMLNTFHLPAWKRAFDILFAICALIILSPLLIGTAIAIRLESKGKVIYKSQRVGSNYRIFNFLKFRSMYTNADKKLKELNALNQYKMEEEAADDTPDIRFDDLTGSSDEEANLLISDDFIIPEKDFFRQKAQSKESPFVKIENDPRVTRIGRFIRKYSIDELPQLFNVLKGDMSIVGNRPLPLYEAELLTSDAYIDRFMAPSGLTGLWQVEKRGGAGKMSAEERKQLDIKYAQEFCFRLDMKILLKTFTAFVQKENV; this is encoded by the coding sequence ATGCTATATTATATCTACATAGGAAACAGCCAGACTGCCATCGACCACCTGAGCAAGGTTACCAATGGCATGTTCGTTACTGTCTCCGGTGCCCGTAAAGCTGCCAAAATCATAGACGGCATCCGCGAACGGTATAACACATCCATCCTTTACGAGCAAACCGACACAGAAAAAGATTGCCTTGACATCACCTGCCTCCACAAGAGGTTTCCACGCGTATACATAATACTTATCACCGAAGGATTGCCGGCAGAAGCCCGCAAAGCCTATCTGCAGGCAGGCGTCAATAATACACTGCCGCCACAAGCTGATGAAACGAGCATCCACCGAATGACCCAGTTCCTGCAAGTGCGTCAAAAGCATAAAATGCAGGAGTTCAGCCAAAGCCACCGAAAGATGCTTAACACATTTCATCTGCCCGCATGGAAACGTGCGTTCGACATTTTGTTTGCCATATGCGCCCTGATAATACTATCTCCGTTACTTATCGGCACTGCCATTGCCATCCGTCTCGAAAGTAAGGGTAAAGTCATCTATAAGTCGCAACGTGTAGGCAGTAACTACCGGATATTCAACTTCCTGAAGTTCCGCTCCATGTACACCAATGCGGACAAGAAGCTGAAGGAACTCAATGCCCTCAACCAGTACAAAATGGAAGAAGAAGCGGCAGACGATACCCCCGACATCCGGTTCGACGACCTCACAGGCTCTTCCGATGAAGAAGCAAACTTACTGATTTCTGATGACTTCATCATACCGGAAAAAGATTTTTTCCGGCAAAAGGCCCAATCCAAAGAAAGCCCGTTTGTCAAGATAGAAAACGATCCGCGCGTCACACGCATCGGCCGTTTCATCCGTAAATACAGCATTGACGAACTTCCGCAGCTATTCAACGTCCTGAAAGGCGATATGAGCATCGTAGGCAACCGTCCGCTTCCGCTCTATGAGGCCGAACTGCTGACCAGCGACGCATACATAGACCGCTTCATGGCTCCTTCCGGACTGACCGGGCTCTGGCAAGTGGAAAAGCGTGGCGGAGCCGGTAAGATGTCGGCGGAAGAACGAAAGCAACTGGATATTAAATATGCACAAGAATTCTGTTTCCGGCTGGACATGAAGATACTTCTAAAAACGTTCACCGCTTTTGTACAGAAAGAGAACGTGTAA